The Streptomyces sp. NBC_00576 genome contains the following window.
CGTATTCCAGAGCGGCTTGCGCGTCCAGGATCTTGTCCCGCTCGATATCCGCGGCGACCTGCTCCGGGCTCTGGCCGGTGTGCCGTACGAGCAGCTCTTCCAGCAGGCTACGGACCCGGCCCAACTCCAGGGCCTGAATGGCGAGATCGCTCACCTGCCCGTGGACCGGCTCGGACAGTGAGGGCTGGTGGATCATCACCCGGGCCCCCGGCAGCGCGCTGCGCTTGCCCGGCGTACCCGCGGCCAGCAGCACGGCCGCCGCGGAGGCCGCCTGGCCCAGGCAGATCGTCTCCACGTCGCAGGTGACGAACTGCATCGTGTCGTAGATCGCCGTCATCGCGCTGAACGAGCCGCCGGGGGAGTTGATGTACAGCGAGATGTCGCGGTCGGGCGCCAGGTATTCGAGATGCATGAGCTGTGCCATCACGTCGTTCGCCGAGATGTCGTCGACCGGCGTCCCGAGAAAGACGATCCGCTCCTCCAGGAGCTTCGAGTACGGATCCAGTGTCCGGCTCCCGGTGCTGGTGCGTTCGGTGAACTCGGGCAGGACGTAGCGGGCTGACGGGTCGTCGATGTCGTTCATGGCGCGCGCCTCCTCGGTGGCTTCCGTAAAAAATGTACAGGACGTACAGAGTGCGACGCGAGGACTTCGGCGGGGTGCTCGCTGACAGCGAAAACCCCGTGGAGCAGCTCGTTCCACGGGGTTTTCGCTGTCGCCTCGGGCCGAAGTCAGGTGAGCGGGGCCTCGGCCGGTCTGCCGTAGAAGGTGAGTGCCGGCCAGCCGCGGGAGGCAGCGATCTCGTTGAGGGCATCCGCGATCATGATCGGAGTGATCATGTGCTGCGCGTCGGTCTGAATCTGGAGGCTGAAGGTGAGCTGGAGGCTCGAATCGAGGTCGAGGGAGGCGCCGGCATGGAACTCGGCGCCGTTCGGGAAGGTCACAGCCGCCTCGGAAGCCGCCGCGGTCGTGGCCTCCGTCGCCTCCGTGGCTGCGGCGGCCTGCGTCTGCTCGCCGGCGACAAGGACGGCCCCCGCCGCAGCCGAACCCGAGTATCCGAGCAGTGAACGTCTGGAAATCCTGGACACGTTGCCCCTCCTGGTTCTCGTGCACATTCGTCATCCACGCTTGTCATGTGCGCGCTTTTTGAGCGTAGGGACGAATCGTTTTCGGTGGAGCTGAACGAGATCGTCCGCTCTGCGGGGGCGCGGGAGGGCGGGTCTAAGCTGGAACACATGGCCTACGAGATTCCGGTGACGCAAGCCAGGGCTGAACTCGCCGACCTGATCAACAAGGTGGTGTACGGCGGTGAGCGCGTCGTCGTGACGCGGCACGGCAAGCCCCTCGTCGCCCTGGTCTCCGCGGCCGACCTCGAACGCCTCGACGAGCTCGACGCGGCAGAGGAGCAGGTCATCAGCGCGGTCTCCAGCGTCCGGGAGGTCGCCACCGCGCCCGTCGAACGACAGCGGTTCGGCATCGCGGCGGAGCACCAGCGGCCCGCAGGGCGCTGAGCGGACGGCCCGGCGTATGAGAAGGACCGGGCGGCCTCGTCCGCTGCAGCGGGGGCACCCGGTCCGGTCGGATCCGGTTTCGGTGCGGTCGGTCAGTTCGCGAGGGCGGGTTTCCGCTCGGTGGCGGCCGGCACCGGCTCGCTGTTCCCGTCCTCCGTACGGCGCTTGAGCGCACTGCCCAGCAGGATCGCGCCCAGGCCCAGTACCGCCCACCAGGTCAGGGTCAGGGCGGGGCCCAGGGCCGCCGCGCCGTCGAAGAACGACACCGAGCGGAGCAGGGAGGCGCCCGCCCCCGGCGGCAGCCACTGGCCGATCGTGCCGACCGGGTCGGGCAGCAGTTGCGGGGCACTGGACGCCCCGGAGAACGGGTTGCCGAGCAGGACGACGGTCAGTCCGCCGAGGCCGATACCCGCGGTGCCCAGCAGTGCGGCCAGTCCGGCGACCGCGCCGCTCACGGCGAGTGTCGTCAGCCCCAGTGCGGCGGCCTCGGCCCACCAGTCGCCGGTGAGCACGCCGAGCCAGCTGTGGGCGAGCGCGGCGGCGACGACACCGACCAGCGCGGCGGCGGCGACCAGCGCGCCGACCGCCCGCACCCCGCGCAGACCGAGCAGGGTGACCACGGCGCCGGCGGCCACACCGGCCAGCGCCAACGGCAGCACGCTCGCGCCGAAGGCGGCGCCCCGCGGGTCGTTCGCCGCGGCGGGGACGACGTCGACCGTTCTGACCTGGGCGCCGGATCCACCGGACCGCGCCGCCTGTTCGGTCACCGCCTGCTGGAGCAACTGGGCGACGACGGGGCTCGCGGCCGACGCGGTGAGCAACTTCGGACCCTGGGCGGTGACGACGACGGCACCGTATACGGTCCGGTCCTTGATGGCGTCCCGGGCGGCGGCCTCGTCGGCGTAGCGGTGGACCTCGAACGCGCCCTCGTGTGCCGACAACTGCCGCTCCACCTGGGTGACCGCGGTGGCGGGGCCCGCCACTCCGAGCGGCAGGTCCCGGGGTGCGAGGCGGGCGGCGGGCCAGGCGAAGGCCCAGAGCGCCAGCGCGACCAGGACGGGGACCAGGACGACTACGGCGATCATGTGGCGGCGGTGCCCAGGGGTGCTCGTAGTGGTCGCGTCGGTCGTGGCGCTCGCAGTGCGCGAGGTGGACATGGCTTCCCTCGAATCTGACTCGGATCCGACTCGATCTAAAAAGAAGGATCGTTCGTTTTAGGTGTGCTCCCACCGTCCTGCGGGCGGTCCGTCTTGTCAAGAAGGAATGTTCGTTTTACTTTGTGGGCATGGCCCGCGTATCCCAGGAACACCTCGACGCCCGACGCCGTCAGATCCTCGACGGGGCGGCACTCTGCTTCGCCCGCAACGGCTTCCACGCCACGTCGATGCAGGACGTGCTCAAGGAGGTCGACCTCTCCGCCGGGGCCGTCTACCGCTACTTCAGCGGCAAGGAGGAGCTGATCGCCGCCATCGTCACCGAGGTGCTGCAGGAGATCGGGGACGCCTTCAGGACGGCGGGCGAGCAGAGTCCGCCACCGCAGCCGGACGTGATCGTGGGTGAGGTGATGGACAGAATGCTGGGCCTGCGCCCGGGGCTGGTGCACGAGGGAGTGGCCGTCTTTCCCCGGCTGATCGTCCAGGTGTGGGCCGAGACGCTGCGTGACGGCGAGCTGTCGAAGGTGCTCAACGATGGCTACGCCAATGTCCGCGAGCCCTGGGTGCGGCTGGTCGAGCGCTATCAGGAAGCCGGGATGATGCGTGCCGACGTACCGGCCGAGAGTGTCGCGCGGACCATGATCGCTGCGGCCCAGGGCTTCGTCGCACAGATGGCACTCTTCGGCGGCGCGCCGGTGGAAGTGCTTCAGGACGGCCTGCGCGGTCTGATGAGCATGGGCGTGCCCGCTGAACGTGACCCGGGTGGATCACAGGCCGGTTAACGTCCTTGAAACTCCGGCCAACTAGCGTGCCCATCTCGTCACCAGCGGTTTTGGTGGCATCGGGCAACCGGACCCCGCACGGTCCGGAGCGAGGATGTGAGGTGGGACGCCGTGCAACTGACCCCGCACGAGCAGGAGAGGCTGCTGATCCATGTGGCGGCGGACGTGGCCGAGAAGCGCAGGGCCCGTGGGCTCAGACTGAACCATCCCGAGGCGGTGGCGCTGATCACCTCGCACATCCTCGAAGGCGCCCGTGACGGCCGTACGGTCGCCGAGCTGATGTCCTCCGGGCGCAGGCTGCTGACCAGGGAGGACGTCATGGAGGGCATCCCCGAGATGATCCACGACGTCCAGGTCGAGGCGACCTTCCCGGACGGCACCAAGCTCGTCACCGTCCACGACCCGATCGTCTGAGGGAAGGCTGCCGTGATTCCCGGAGAGATCCTCTTCGCCGACGGACCCGTTGTGTACAACGAGGGCCGCGAGGTCACGTCGATGACCGTGCTGAACGCCGCCGACCGGCCCGTCCAGGTCGGCTCCCACTACCACTTCGCCGAGGCCAACCCCGGCCTGGAGTTCGACCGCGCGGCAGCGCGCGGCAAGCGGCTCAACATCGCCGCCGGCACCGCCGTACGCTTCGAACCCGGGATCCCCGTCGACGTAGAACTCGTTCCGCTCGCCGGCGCGCGCATCGTGCCCGGACTGCGCGGGGAGACCGGAGGTGCCCTCGATGCCTGAGATCTCGCGTGCCGCGTACGCCGACCTGTTCGGCCCCACCACCGGCGACCGTATCCGGCTCGCCGACACCGACCTGCTGATCGAGATCGAGGAGGACCGCAGCGGCGGCCCCGGACTCGCCGGTGACGAGGCGGTGTTCGGCGGTGGCAAGGTCATCCGCGAATCCATGGGCCAGGCGCGTGCTACGCGCGCAGACGGCACCCCGGACACGGTCATCACGGGTGCCGTGATCATCGACCACTGGGGGATCATCAAGGCCGACATCGGCATCCGCGACGGCCGGATCACCGGCATCGGCAAGGCGGGCAACCCCGACACGATGGACGGGATCCATCCCGACCTCGTCATCGGGCCCGAGACCGAGATCATCGCGGGCAACGGCCGGATCGTGACGGCCGGCGCCATCGACGCGCACGTCCATCTGATCTGCCCGCAGATCGCCGACGAGGCGCTCGCGTCGGGCATCACGACCCTCGTCGGCGGCGGTACGGGCCCCGCCGAGGGTTCGAAGGCGACGACGGTGACCCCCGGTCCCTGGCACCTCGCCCGGATGCTGGAGGCGATGGAGCAGTACCCGCTCAACTTCGGCCTCCTCGGCAAGGGCAACACCGTCTCGCACGACGCGATGCTCTCCCAGATCCGTGGCGGCGCCCTCGGCCTGAAGATCCACGAGGACTGGGGCTCGACTCCGGCCGCCATCGACGCGGCCCTCACCGTCGCCGACCGCACGGGCATCCAGGTCGCCATCCACACGGACACCCTCAACGAGGCCGGATTCGTGGCCGACACGCTCGCGGCCATCGCGGGCCGGGGTATCCACGCCTACCACACCGAGGGTGCGGGCGGCGGGCACGCGCCGGACATCATGTCCGTGGTCTCCGAGCCGCACGTCCTGCCGAGTTCGACCAATCCGACGCGGCCGTACACCGTCAACACCGCCGAGGAACACCTCGACATGCTGATGGTCTGCCACCACCTGAACCCGGCGGTGCCGGAGGACCTCGCGTTCGCGGAGTCACGCATTCGGCCGTCGACGATCGGGGCGGAGGATATTCTCCACGATTTGGGCGCTATCTCCATCATTTCGTCCGACGCGCAGGCCATGGGCCGGGTCGGCGAGGTCATCATGCGGACCTGGCAGACGGCCCATGTGATGAAGCGGCGCCGGGGATCCCTTCCGGGTGACGGCAGTGCCGACAACCGTCGAGTACGTCGCTATGTCGCCAAGTACACGATCAACCCGGCCCTCGCGCAGGGCCTCGCTGGGGAGGTGGGCTCCGTGGAGACGGGCAAGCTCGCCGACCTGGTCCTCTGGGAGCCCGCGTTCTTCGGGGTGAAGCCCCATCTCGTCATCAAGGGCGGGCAGATCGCGTACGCGCAGATGGGCGACGCGAACGCCTCGATCCCGACTCCGCAGCCGATCCTGCCCCGGCCGATGTTCGGGGCGATCGGACGAGCGCCGGCTTCCAACTCGTTCAACTTCGTCGCCCAGCTGGCGATCGAGGACGGGCTGCCCGAGCGGCTTCAGCTCGGTAAGCGGTTCGTCGCGATCGAGTCGACCCGTGCGGTGACCAAGGCCGACATGCGGGAGAACGACGCGCGTCCGGACGTGCGGATCAACCCGGACAGCTTCGCCGTGCACATCGACGGGGAGCTGGTCGAGGCCACTCCGGCCGCCGAACTGCCCATGGCCCAGCGGTACTTCCTCTTCTGATAGTTCAGATGACACTGATGAGCACTCTTCTCATGGGCGGTGCGTGATGAGCAGGGCAGCGCTGCTCGTGCTGGCCGACGGCCGCTTCCCCGCAGGAGGGCACGCGCACTCCGGCGGGGCCGAGGCCGCCGTCAAGGCGGGGCGTATCACCGGGGCCGCGAGCCTGGAGGAGTTCTGCCGGGGGCGGTTGCACACGGCGGGGCTGGTGTCGGCGGCGCTGGCCGCGGCGGCGGCCGGTGGCGTCGATCCGGTGGCACTCGACGGCGCGGCGGACGCGCGGACGCCGTCGCCGGCGTTGCGCGTCGCCGCGCGCAAGCTGGGGCGGCAGTTGATGCGGGCGGCGCGGACGACCTGGCCGTCGGTCGAACTCGACGCGCTGGCACGGGAGTTCCCCAAGGGGGCACATCAACCGGTGGTGCTGGGGCTCACGGCGCGGGCGGCGGGGCTGGGGCCGGAGGACGCGGCGTACTGCTCCGTGTACGAGAGCGTCAGCGGGCCTGCGACGGCGGTTGTGCGGTTGCTGAGCCTTGATCCGTTCGATGCGACGGGGGTGCTGGCTCGGCTGGCGCCCGAGCTGGATCGCGTCGCGGATCGGGCGGTGGAGGCGGCTCGGGGGGTGGGGGCCGGGGGTGGCGTCGACGCGCTGCCTGCGGCTTCCGCGCCGATGCTGGAGGTGGGGGCGGAGGAGCATGCTGGGTGGGCGGTGCGGTTGTTCGCGTCGTAGCTGTCTCGCCCCCGCCGCCCTTACCCGTCCCATCCCTGGGGGCTGCGCCCCCAGACCCCCCCATCGCGCTGAACGCGCTCGTCCTCAAACTCCCCCAGAGGGGGGACCCCCAGACGGGCTGGATGGTGCCGACCGGCAGACCCATAACAACACCGACCACGACAGGAGCCGCACCCCATGCACCTCGACCACTCCCGCCCCCAAGTCGGCGCAGCCGTGAGCGCGGACGCGCACCGCCCCGACGGCACCCGTCGCGCCCTGCGTATCGGCCTCGGGGGACCCGTGGGGTCCGGCAAGACCGCCACCGTCGCCGCCCTCTGCCGTGCCCTGCGTGAAGAGCTGTCCCTCGCGGTCGTCACGAACGACATCTACACCCGTGAGGACGCCGAGTTCCTGCTGCGCGAGGCCGTGCTGCCGCCCGAGCGGATCGCCGCCGTCGAGACAGGCGCCTGCCCGCACACCGCGATCCGCGACGACATCTCCGCCAACCTGGAAGCCGTCGAGGACCTGGAGGACGAGGCCGGGCCGCTCGACATCGTGCTCGTCGAGTCCGGCGGCGACAACCTCACCGCCACCTTCTCCAAGGGGCTCGTCGACGCGCAGATCTTCGTCATCGACGTCGCCGGCGGGGACGACATCCCGCGCAAGGGCGGCCCCGGCGTCACCACGGCCGATCTGCTCGTCGTCA
Protein-coding sequences here:
- a CDS encoding ATP-dependent Clp protease proteolytic subunit, with the translated sequence MNDIDDPSARYVLPEFTERTSTGSRTLDPYSKLLEERIVFLGTPVDDISANDVMAQLMHLEYLAPDRDISLYINSPGGSFSAMTAIYDTMQFVTCDVETICLGQAASAAAVLLAAGTPGKRSALPGARVMIHQPSLSEPVHGQVSDLAIQALELGRVRSLLEELLVRHTGQSPEQVAADIERDKILDAQAALEYGLVDRIVPSRKSSHPTPGTR
- a CDS encoding type II toxin-antitoxin system Phd/YefM family antitoxin, with product MAYEIPVTQARAELADLINKVVYGGERVVVTRHGKPLVALVSAADLERLDELDAAEEQVISAVSSVREVATAPVERQRFGIAAEHQRPAGR
- a CDS encoding ABC transporter permease, giving the protein MIAVVVLVPVLVALALWAFAWPAARLAPRDLPLGVAGPATAVTQVERQLSAHEGAFEVHRYADEAAARDAIKDRTVYGAVVVTAQGPKLLTASAASPVVAQLLQQAVTEQAARSGGSGAQVRTVDVVPAAANDPRGAAFGASVLPLALAGVAAGAVVTLLGLRGVRAVGALVAAAALVGVVAAALAHSWLGVLTGDWWAEAAALGLTTLAVSGAVAGLAALLGTAGIGLGGLTVVLLGNPFSGASSAPQLLPDPVGTIGQWLPPGAGASLLRSVSFFDGAAALGPALTLTWWAVLGLGAILLGSALKRRTEDGNSEPVPAATERKPALAN
- a CDS encoding TetR/AcrR family transcriptional regulator, producing MARVSQEHLDARRRQILDGAALCFARNGFHATSMQDVLKEVDLSAGAVYRYFSGKEELIAAIVTEVLQEIGDAFRTAGEQSPPPQPDVIVGEVMDRMLGLRPGLVHEGVAVFPRLIVQVWAETLRDGELSKVLNDGYANVREPWVRLVERYQEAGMMRADVPAESVARTMIAAAQGFVAQMALFGGAPVEVLQDGLRGLMSMGVPAERDPGGSQAG
- a CDS encoding urease subunit gamma; protein product: MQLTPHEQERLLIHVAADVAEKRRARGLRLNHPEAVALITSHILEGARDGRTVAELMSSGRRLLTREDVMEGIPEMIHDVQVEATFPDGTKLVTVHDPIV
- a CDS encoding urease subunit beta, which translates into the protein MIPGEILFADGPVVYNEGREVTSMTVLNAADRPVQVGSHYHFAEANPGLEFDRAAARGKRLNIAAGTAVRFEPGIPVDVELVPLAGARIVPGLRGETGGALDA
- a CDS encoding urease subunit alpha codes for the protein MPEISRAAYADLFGPTTGDRIRLADTDLLIEIEEDRSGGPGLAGDEAVFGGGKVIRESMGQARATRADGTPDTVITGAVIIDHWGIIKADIGIRDGRITGIGKAGNPDTMDGIHPDLVIGPETEIIAGNGRIVTAGAIDAHVHLICPQIADEALASGITTLVGGGTGPAEGSKATTVTPGPWHLARMLEAMEQYPLNFGLLGKGNTVSHDAMLSQIRGGALGLKIHEDWGSTPAAIDAALTVADRTGIQVAIHTDTLNEAGFVADTLAAIAGRGIHAYHTEGAGGGHAPDIMSVVSEPHVLPSSTNPTRPYTVNTAEEHLDMLMVCHHLNPAVPEDLAFAESRIRPSTIGAEDILHDLGAISIISSDAQAMGRVGEVIMRTWQTAHVMKRRRGSLPGDGSADNRRVRRYVAKYTINPALAQGLAGEVGSVETGKLADLVLWEPAFFGVKPHLVIKGGQIAYAQMGDANASIPTPQPILPRPMFGAIGRAPASNSFNFVAQLAIEDGLPERLQLGKRFVAIESTRAVTKADMRENDARPDVRINPDSFAVHIDGELVEATPAAELPMAQRYFLF
- a CDS encoding urease accessory protein UreF; this translates as MSRAALLVLADGRFPAGGHAHSGGAEAAVKAGRITGAASLEEFCRGRLHTAGLVSAALAAAAAGGVDPVALDGAADARTPSPALRVAARKLGRQLMRAARTTWPSVELDALAREFPKGAHQPVVLGLTARAAGLGPEDAAYCSVYESVSGPATAVVRLLSLDPFDATGVLARLAPELDRVADRAVEAARGVGAGGGVDALPAASAPMLEVGAEEHAGWAVRLFAS
- the ureG gene encoding urease accessory protein UreG gives rise to the protein MHLDHSRPQVGAAVSADAHRPDGTRRALRIGLGGPVGSGKTATVAALCRALREELSLAVVTNDIYTREDAEFLLREAVLPPERIAAVETGACPHTAIRDDISANLEAVEDLEDEAGPLDIVLVESGGDNLTATFSKGLVDAQIFVIDVAGGDDIPRKGGPGVTTADLLVVNKTDLAPYVGSDLGRMATDAKAARGDGPVVFQSLRSEAGVTEVAVWVRAQLTAWTA